Proteins encoded by one window of Musa acuminata AAA Group cultivar baxijiao chromosome BXJ2-9, Cavendish_Baxijiao_AAA, whole genome shotgun sequence:
- the LOC103997918 gene encoding dormancy-associated protein homolog 3 translates to MGLLDQLWDDTVAGPPPVGKLRKYNSFSLSSSAAASSVAAAAAGGVAQVTRSVTILRTASSSAATSPRSPSSPASAPDSPLAPPGPWGDWKRLRRKPVPVAEGAGMAEPRSPTVYDWVVISSLDR, encoded by the exons ATGGGTCTTCTCGACCAACTGTGGGACGACACCGTCGCCGGGCCTCCGCCCGTCGGCAAGCTCCGCAAGTACAACTCCTTTTCCCTTTCATCCTCCGCTGCTGCTTcttccgtcgccgccgccgccgctggcgGCGTTGCTCAGGTCACCCGCAGCGTCACCATCCTGCGCACCGCGtcctcctccgccgccacctCTCCCCGCTCTCCCTCCTCGCCGGCCAGCGCCCCGGACTCCCCCCTCGCGC CGCCGGGGCCGTGGGGAGACTGGAAGCGGTTGCGGAGAAAACCGGTGCCGGTGGCTGAGGGAGCGGGGATGGCCGAGCCGAGAAGCCCCACCGTCTATGACTG GGTGGTGATAAGTTCTCTAGACAGATGA
- the LOC135624060 gene encoding uncharacterized protein LOC135624060, with protein MDVLDVPPLEAVAFRLYSLPGAAAGSVWAWAAVLAAALGLWGIRIVGTKSDASPLSHSAPRSSSPPQPAIPGPAVPAEPAKPQAEPTNREDYRPIARPTGCRVEEASATKARFTAYYHGASCNGFGAVEEDECHEGEDGGARGVECGVAAPWNQGWRWEGLTVRRRWDLGWYRYQEMTALNGSVVRLWDGAESGLTARRRQPQNLI; from the coding sequence ATGGACGTGCTCGATGTGCCGCCACTCGAGGCGGTGGCGTTCCGCCTCTACTCCCTCCCCGGCGCCGCCGCAGGCTCGGTGTGGGCGTGGGCCGCCGTCCTCGCCGCGGCGCTCGGCCTATGGGGCATCAGAATCGTCGGAACCAAGTCTGACGCCTCCCCCCTCTCCCACTCGGCTCCCCGCTCCTCTTCCCCCCCGCAGCCTGCCATCCCCGGTCCCGCCGTCCCCGCGGAGCCGGCCAAGCCGCAGGCGGAGCCGACCAATCGCGAGGACTACAGGCCGATCGCGCGGCCTACCGGATGCCGCGTGGAGGAAGCCAGCGCGACCAAGGCCCGGTTCACGGCCTACTACCACGGCGCCTCCTGCAACGGCTTCGGCGCGGTGGAGGAGGACGAATGCCACGAGGGGGAGGATGGCGGCGCTCGCGGCGTCGAGTGCGGGGTAGCGGCGCCATGGAATCAAGGGTGGCGGTGGGAGGGGCTGACGGTGCGGCGGCGGTGGGACTTGGGATGGTATCGTTACCAGGAAATGACGGCGCTTAACGGAAGCGTGGTGAGGTTGTGGGATGGGGCAGAGAGCGGCTTGACGGCGAGGCGACGGCAGCCGCAAAATCTAATTTAG
- the LOC103997920 gene encoding trihelix transcription factor ENAP2, which yields MEDDDDALSPSRSQSQSASRSPSTTSSPPPVSVVPPSSDPSPHVRNGRVAEPVTVAAPPYHALALALSTQQQRPSPAAVVGGGGGGGGREDCWSEGATSTLIDAWGERFLELSRGNLKQNHWQEVADAVTSRDGYTKTPKTDVQCKNRIDTLKKKYKIEKSKISASDSSTTSSWPFFHRLDLLLGPSHKPTGALPPSSTKIPAGIPIRPPARLTQLIPQRHRSSHPALNKARSLPPSVSSKSADSSADSSDGFPPPPPKEANGKRQRQEPEEGEGEEEEEGRTAGLRELTRAILRFGEVYERVESSKLRQAMEMEKQRMEFTRELELQRLEFLMKTQMELSQLKSHHHHHGSSSNSRKKRMDVAGGGSNHHNHHDTNNNNNSIDNSDNNG from the coding sequence atggaggacgacgacgacgccCTGTCCCCGTCGCGTTCGCAGTCCCAATCCGCCTCCAGATCCCCGTCGACAACGTCGTCGCCACCCCCTGTCTCCGTGGTGCCCCCCTCCTCAGACCCCTCGCCCCACGTACGCAACGGCCGCGTCGCGGAGCCCGTCACCGTCGCCGCGCCGCCGTACCATGCCCTCGCCCTTGCCCTCTCCACACAGCAGCAGCGCCCCTCCCCCGCCGCCGTagtaggaggaggcggcggcggcggcgggcgcGAGGACTGCTGGAGCGAGGGCGCCACCTCCACCCTGATCGACGCGTGGGGGGAGCGCTTCCTGGAGCTCAGCCGTGGGAACCTCAAGCAAAACCACTGGCAGGAGGTCGCCGACGCCGTCACCAGCCGCGACGGCTACACCAAGACCCCCAAGACCGACGTGCAGTGCAAGAACCGCATCGACACCCTCAAGAAGAAGTACaagatcgagaagtccaagatctCGGCCTCCGACAGCTCTACCACCTCCTCCTGGCCCTTCTTCCACCGCCTCGACCTCCTCCTCGGTCCCAGCCACAAGCCCACCGGCGCCCTGCCGCCCTCCAGCACCAAGATACCCGCTGGCATCCCCATCCGGCCCCCGGCCCGCCTCACCCAGCTCATCCCGCAGCGGCACCGGTCCAGCCACCCGGCCCTCAACAAGGCGAGGTCGTTGCCGCCATCGGTGTCCTCCAAATCAGCGGACTCGTCCGCGGACTCTTCCGACGGTTTCCCGCCGCCACCGCCGAAGGAAGCCAACGGCAAGAGGCAGCGCCAAGAGCCAGAggagggagagggggaggaggaggaggaagggaggaCGGCGGGCCTGCGGGAGCTTACGCGGGCGATACTGCGGTTCGGGGAGGTGTACGAGCGGGTGGAAAGCTCGAAGCTGCGGCAGGCAATGGAGATGGAGAAGCAGCGAATGGAGTTCACGAGAGAGCTGGAGTTGCAGAGGCtggagtttttgatgaagacgCAGATGGAGCTGTCGCAGCTGAagagccaccaccaccaccatggtAGTAGTAGCAACAGTAGGAAGAAAAGGATGGATGTTGCAGGTGGCGGCAGCAACCACCACAATCACCATGataccaacaacaacaacaatagcatCGACAACAGTGACAACAATGGCTAG
- the LOC103997921 gene encoding 3-oxoacyl-[acyl-carrier-protein] synthase I, chloroplastic-like — MQTFRIPTVDALRFPHAAASPSAGSVRDSVAEAAPRRETDPKKRVVITGMRLVSVFGNDVDAYYEKLLEGESGIGNIDRFDASKFSTKFAGQIRGFSSEGYIDEKNDRRLDDYLRYCLVSGSQAHDKVPESLEHAMKRDAPIIAE, encoded by the exons ATGCAGACCTTCCGCATCCCCACGGTGGATGCCCTCCGCTTCCCGCACGCCGCCGCCTCGCCCTCTGCCGGCTCCGTCCGCGACTCCGTCGCCGAGGCCGCGCCCCGTCGCGAGACGGATCCCAAGAAGCGGGTGGTCATCACCGGGATGAGGCTCGTCTCGGTGTTCGGAAACGACGTGGATGCGTACTACGAGAAGCTGCTGGAAGGGGAGAGCGGGATCGGGAACATTGACCGGTTCGACGCTTCCAAGTTCTCCACGAAGTTCGCAGGGCAAATCAGAGGATTCTCGTCGGAGGGGTACATTGACGAGAAGAACGACCGGCGGCTTGATGATTACCTGAGGTATTGCCTGGTCAGTGGCAGTCAAGCTCATGATAAG GTTccggagagccttgaacatgcgaTGAAGCGCGATGCACCAATTATTGCTGAGTGA
- the LOC103997922 gene encoding ethylene-responsive transcription factor ERF017-like yields MTEREGGVPAAGERRYKGVRLRKWGRWVSEIRLPNSRKRIWLGSYDSPEKAARAFDAAAACLRGRLARLNFPETPPPRTAQRLTHLQIQAAAARHAASASTPPQLWHPRAASSPSEDASDGFTAGSEDTLDWSFMDSQEAAAALAGAGEFPDLMDDFMCDFFSPVQMTAPLAEVVEDQCPIDLGSNSFLWSF; encoded by the coding sequence ATGACGGAGCGCGAAGGCGGCGTGCCGGCGGCGGGGGAGAGGCGGTACAAAGGGGTGCGGCTGCGGAAATGGGGGCGGTGGGTGTCGGAGATCCGGCTGCCCAACAGCCGCAAGCGGATATGGCTCGGGTCATACGACTCACCCGAGAAGGCGGCCCGGGCCTTCGACGCCGCCGCCGCGTGCCTCCGCGGCCGCCTCGCGCGGCTCAACTTCCCCGAGACGCCCCCGCCCCGGACGGCCCAGCGGCTCACACACCTGCAGATCCAGGCCGCCGCCGCCCGCCACGCGGCCTCCGCGTCCACGCCGCCGCAGCTGTGGCATCCCCGCGCTGCGAGCTCCCCGTCGGAGGATGCCTCGGACGGGTTCACGGCCGGGAGCGAGGACACGCTCGACTGGTCGTTCATGGACTCGCAGGAGGCGGCAGCGGCGCTGGCGGGAGCCGGAGAGTTCCCGGACTTGATGGACGACTTCATGTGTGACTTCTTCTCGCCGGTGCAGATGACGGCGCCACTGGCGGAAGTGGTGGAGGATCAGTGCCCCATAGATTTGGGTTCGAATTCTTTTCTGTGGAGCTTCTGA
- the LOC135623047 gene encoding protein TIFY 10b-like: MADQKMGNNKGEKSNFSLTCRLLSQYLKEKNGFGGLGLEMAAAKPLDQQAKGKSRAPTTMSLLPGADVSGDDQTQNNEDENPLKSMDLFPRNSGFDSGLLPKEESGKTPEIKRQTEKGQLTIFYGGKVLVFDDFPAEKAKDLMRMASKENISSQNFSFSAPHPAAVGADCPPKPDPISPADSLAKATASDMPIARKNSLHRFLEKRKDRINTKAPYQVHGSSAATKEAKPESSQSWLNLGRQVPQAEHGSETSKQHMYQCEGKLV; encoded by the exons ATGGCAGATCAGAAGATGGGAAACAACAAGGGGGAGAAGTCCAACTTCTCGCTCACATGCAGGCTCTTGAGCCAGTACTTGAAGGAGAAGAACGGCTTCGGTGGCCTTGGCCTTGAGATGGCGGCCGCTAAGCCTCTTGATCAACAAGCCAAAG GTAAATCTCGGGCGCCCACAACCATGAGCCTGTTGCCGGGGGCGGATGTGTCGGGAGATGACCAAACTCAGAACAACGAAGACGAGAACCCTCTCAAATCCATGGATCTCTTCCCCCGGAACTCTGGCTTTGACTCGGGTCTTCTGCCCAAAGAGGAATCGGGCAAGACCCCGGAGATTAA GCGACAGACGGAGAAGGGCCAGCTGACGATCTTTTACGGGGGGAAGGTGCTGGTCTTCGACGACTTCCCGGCCGAGAAAGCCAAGGATCTGATGCGGATGGCGAGCAAAGAGAACATCTCATCTCAAAACTTCAGCTTCTCCGCCCCCCACCCCGCCGCTGTCGGAGCCGACTGCCCTCCCAAGCCTGACCCCATCTCACCGGCCGATAGCCTCGCCAAGGCCACCGCTTCTG ATATGCCCATAGCGAGGAAGAACTCCCTCCATAGGTTCCTCGAGAAGAGGAAGGACCG AATCAACACCAAGGCGCCGTATCAAGTCCATGGCTCGTCGGCGGCCACCAAGGAGGCCAAGCCAGAGTCCAGCCAGTCCTGGCTCAACTTAGGCCGACAAGTCCCGCAGGCAGAGCACGGTTCGGAGACCAGCAAACAGCACATGTATCAGTGTGAAGGGAAGCTCGTCTGA
- the LOC103998139 gene encoding pollen receptor-like kinase 3, which yields MGLSGSINVDALSRFTGLRIVNFANNSFSGPIPPLGRLHALKAIYLSRNHFSDAIPTDFFDGMTRLKKLWLNDNAFTGLIPYSLSKATALLELRLEDNHFSGSIPALILPSLSSLNLSNNHLEGAIPDVYSSFNASSFLGNKDLCGDQLDSQSCKTMTHMGNDKVLVLCFVTVVLVCLAMYIFTKRERSGESALDTVQSQRKLETGATSPGSPHEEYQRAFSSRPKGGSINGYGRMESSRKPVGNGREGGSGGGGDGGDGGGGGGGGGGGGGGAADLVMVNDRKGAFGLPDLMKAAAEVMGSGGLGSAYKAVMANGVAVVVKRIRDMNRVGKEAFDAEMRRLGCFVHPNLLPPLAYHYRKDEKLLVYEYIPKGSLLYVLHGDRGLDYSSLDWPTRLKIARGVARGLAYLHAEQPPVEAPHGNLKSSNVLLAPDFEPLLVDYGFLPLVNPAQAPTTMQAHRSPEALADRPVDPRSDVYCLGVILLELLTGKFPSQYLDSAEGGTDVVHWATYAIGEGREAEILDPALVAGAQSSMPDMKRLLRVAVDCTDPEPDRRIELRDAVERIEEVAAEVETAAPGERSGRRVGSIGEASERRSDNSFSSAMS from the exons ATGGGCCTCTCTGGGAGCATCAACGTCGACGCGCTCTCCCGCTTCACCGGGCTTCGAATAGTAAACTTCGCCAACAACTCCTTCTCCGGCCCCATTCCTCCACTCGGCCGCCTTCATGCGCTCAAGGCCATCTACCTGTCCCGGAACCACTTCTCCGACGCCATCCCCACCGACTTCTTCGACGGCATGACTCGTCTCAAGAAGCTGTGGCTCAACGACAACGCCTTCACCGGCCTCATCCCCTACTCCCTGTCGAAGGCCACCGCCCTCTTGGAGCTGCGCCTGGAGGACAACCATTTCTCCGGTTCCATACCCGCTCTGATCTTGCCGTCCCTCTCCTCCCTCAACCTGTCGAATAATCACCTCGAGGGGGCGATCCCCGACGTCTATTCCAGTTTCAACGCCAGCTCGTTCCTGGGCAACAAAGATTTGTGCGGCGACCAGCTTGACAGCCAGTCATGCAAAACAATGACACATATGGGAAACGACAAGGTGTTGGTTCTGTGCTTCGTCACCGTCGTCCTCGTGTGCTTGGCTATGTATATATTCACAAAACGAGAGAGGAGTGGAGAAAGTGCGCTTGACACGGTACAGAGTCAAAGAAAGTTGGAGACGGGGGCGACGTCCCCCGGTTCGCCCCACGAGGAATACCAGAGAGCGTTTAGCAGCCGGCCCAAGGGTGGATCCATCAACGGGTACGGAAGAATGGAGTCGTCGAGGAAACCGGTCGGGAATGGAAGGgagggtggcagcggcggcgggggCGACGGCGGAGAcggaggaggcggaggcggaggagggggagggggagggggaggggccgCGGATCTGGTGATGGTGAACGATAGGAAAGGCGCGTTCGGGTTGCCGGACCTGATGAAGGCCGCGGCCGAGGTGATGGGGAGCGGCGGGCTGGGCTCCGCGTACAAGGCGGTGATGGCCAACGGGGTGGCCGTGGTGGTGAAGCGGATACGCGACATGAACCGGGTGGGGAAGGAGGCGTTCGACGCCGAGATGCGCCGGCTCGGGTGCTTCGTCCACCCCAACCTGCTTCCCCCGCTAGCCTACCATTACCGGAAGGATGAGAAGCTGCTGGTGTACGAATACATCCCTAAAGGCAGCTTATTGTACGTCCTCCACG GTGATCGCGGGCTAGATTACTCGTCTTTGGACTGGCCGACGCGACTAAAGATCGCACGAGGAGTAGCCCGCGGCCTCGCCTACCTCCACGCCGAGCAGCCCCCCGTCGAGGCGCCCCACGGCAACCTCAAGTCCAGCAACGTGCTCCTCGCGCCCGACTTCGAACCCCTCCTCGTCGACTACGGCTTCCTCCCCTTGGTCAACCCCGCGCAGGCCCCCACCACCATGCAGGCTCACCGGTCCCCCGAAGCCCTGGCCGACCGCCCCGTGGATCCCCGTTCCGACGTCTACTGCCTCGGCGTCATCCTCCTCGAGCTCCTCACCGGCAAGTTCCCGTCGCAGTACCTCGACAGCGCCGAGGGCGGCACCGACGTCGTCCACTGGGCGACGTACGCCATCGGCGAGGGACGGGAGGCCGAGATCCTGGACCCCGCCCTCGTGGCCGGGGCCCAGTCGTCGATGCCTGACATGAAGCGGCTGCTCCGGGTCGCGGTGGATTGTACCGATCCGGAGCCCGACCGGCGGATCGAGCTGCGGGACGCCGTCGAGAGGATCGAGGAGGTCGCTGCCGAGGTTGAGACGGCCGCGCCGGGGGAGCGGTCGGGACGTCGGGTCGGGAGCATCGGCGAGGCGTCGGAGCGGCGGAGCGACAATAGCTTCTCGTCCGCCATGTCGTGA